In one window of Ferriphaselus amnicola DNA:
- the pncC gene encoding nicotinamide-nucleotide amidase has product MDILAAQVGGLLKSHGMMLATAESCTGGAVSAAITDIAGSSAWFERGFVTYANVAKIEMLGVNQATLARYGAVSEAVVREMATGALLRSHAQFAVAVSGIAGPDGGTPDKPVGTVWFAWARKHGEVVSRLHHIAGGRGEVRAQSVHIALQGVSDLLNQQTLLA; this is encoded by the coding sequence ATGGACATTCTTGCTGCGCAAGTAGGTGGGTTGCTCAAGTCGCACGGCATGATGCTAGCGACGGCGGAATCCTGCACGGGCGGTGCGGTATCGGCGGCCATTACTGACATCGCGGGGAGTTCGGCGTGGTTCGAGCGCGGCTTCGTCACGTATGCCAATGTTGCTAAGATCGAAATGCTGGGGGTGAATCAGGCTACGCTGGCAAGATACGGCGCAGTGAGCGAAGCCGTGGTGCGCGAGATGGCGACGGGCGCGTTGCTGCGCAGCCATGCCCAATTCGCGGTGGCCGTCAGCGGCATCGCTGGGCCGGATGGTGGTACGCCGGATAAGCCGGTTGGCACGGTCTGGTTCGCTTGGGCGCGCAAGCACGGCGAGGTCGTCTCCCGCTTGCATCATATCGCTGGCGGACGCGGCGAAGTCCGAGCGCAGTCAGTCCACATCGCTTTGCAAGGTGTGTCCGATCTACTCAATCAACAAACCCTGCTGGCCTGA
- the hflX gene encoding GTPase HflX translates to MSASQPATEVAVLVSLNFGEPDYAESREELRLLAESAGVKVCAMVEGRRYRPDPSLFAGSGKVDEVAAIAEQFEASVVIFNHDLSPAQMRNLTARMNIRVIDRTMLILDIFALRANSHEGKVQVELAQLKYLSTRLVGLNQDMGQQKFAVGARGPGETQLELDRRKLARRVELLNDRLKQLKKQRALQRRARQRNAVLSVSIVGYTNAGKSTMFNRLTQAGVYAANQLFATLDTTSRRIWLPGQASVEDGRVVGSQVVVSDTVGFIRHLPHGLVAAFRGTLEETAQADLLLHVVDINSPDRDIQIAEVNKVLAEIDADQIPQVLVFNKIDLVGLPASVERDECGRICRVFVSSVTGDGMDGLRQALVEANEQRQVAQPRQVEEATQQDGMTWD, encoded by the coding sequence ATGTCGGCCAGCCAACCTGCCACGGAAGTGGCGGTACTGGTTAGCCTTAATTTCGGCGAACCAGATTACGCCGAGAGCCGCGAGGAGTTGCGTTTGCTAGCAGAGAGCGCGGGCGTGAAGGTCTGCGCGATGGTCGAAGGGCGGCGCTATCGTCCTGATCCCTCGCTGTTCGCGGGCAGCGGCAAGGTCGATGAGGTTGCCGCTATCGCCGAGCAGTTTGAGGCCAGTGTCGTTATATTCAATCACGATCTTTCCCCAGCGCAGATGCGCAATCTGACCGCGCGCATGAACATCCGCGTGATCGACCGCACCATGTTGATCCTCGACATCTTTGCTCTGCGCGCGAATAGTCACGAAGGCAAGGTGCAGGTCGAGCTGGCTCAGCTAAAGTACCTTTCCACACGTTTGGTAGGCTTGAATCAGGACATGGGGCAGCAGAAGTTCGCTGTGGGTGCACGCGGCCCCGGCGAGACTCAGCTTGAACTAGACAGACGCAAATTGGCGCGGCGGGTCGAGTTGCTCAATGATCGGCTGAAGCAGTTGAAGAAGCAGCGCGCCTTGCAGCGCCGCGCGCGTCAGCGCAATGCGGTGCTGTCGGTATCCATCGTCGGTTACACCAACGCTGGCAAATCCACTATGTTCAATCGGCTGACGCAGGCAGGCGTGTATGCCGCCAATCAGCTGTTCGCTACGCTGGATACCACCTCGCGCCGTATCTGGTTGCCGGGGCAGGCGAGTGTCGAGGATGGGCGGGTGGTCGGTTCGCAGGTGGTCGTGTCGGACACAGTCGGCTTCATTCGCCATCTGCCGCACGGCTTGGTGGCCGCGTTTCGCGGTACGCTGGAAGAAACGGCTCAGGCTGATCTACTGCTGCATGTGGTGGACATCAACAGCCCTGATCGTGACATCCAGATCGCCGAGGTGAACAAAGTGCTGGCCGAGATCGATGCGGATCAAATTCCGCAGGTCTTGGTGTTCAACAAGATCGATCTGGTTGGCTTGCCTGCCAGTGTCGAGCGAGACGAGTGTGGTAGAATCTGCCGCGTTTTCGTGAGCTCGGTGACGGGCGACGGTATGGATGGATTGAGGCAGGCATTGGTTGAGGCCAATGAGCAACGTCAGGTGGCGCAGCCGCGCCAAGTGGAAGAAGCAACTCAACAAGACGGAATGACATGGGACTGA
- a CDS encoding aldo/keto reductase: MEYRKLGSSDLMVSALCLGTMTFGEQNTEVEAHAQLDLAIAHGVNFIDTAEMYPVAPRAETVHRTEAYIGSWLKHQQRDQLIVATKIAGPARGFNWIRGTPRINREHLNAAVDASLSRLQTDYIDLYQIHWPDRYVPMFGATSYDATQERDSTPIAEQLAALAELVKAGKVRHIGLSNETPWGVMEFVRCAEQLGLPKIVSIQNAYHLMNRTFESGLAEVCHHVDVGLLAYSPLAFGHLTGKYLIDPHAHGRITLYPNFGQRYNKPNVPAACREYMHIAQASGLSPATLALAYARTREFTTSVILGATTLGQLQENLDSANVQLSTEVLENIEAVHRRYPNPAP; the protein is encoded by the coding sequence GTGGAATACCGAAAATTAGGTAGCAGCGACTTGATGGTGTCAGCCCTGTGTTTGGGCACGATGACTTTTGGCGAACAGAACACTGAAGTCGAGGCTCACGCCCAGCTCGATCTCGCCATCGCTCATGGCGTCAATTTCATCGACACTGCCGAGATGTATCCTGTTGCGCCGCGCGCCGAAACGGTACATCGCACCGAGGCCTACATTGGCTCCTGGTTAAAACACCAGCAGCGCGACCAGCTCATCGTCGCCACCAAGATCGCCGGGCCGGCGCGCGGGTTCAACTGGATACGCGGCACGCCACGTATCAACCGCGAACATCTGAACGCCGCAGTTGACGCAAGTTTGAGCCGTTTGCAAACTGATTACATCGATCTCTACCAGATCCACTGGCCGGATCGCTACGTGCCGATGTTCGGCGCGACCAGCTACGACGCGACACAAGAGCGTGATAGCACGCCGATCGCCGAACAGCTCGCAGCCTTGGCCGAGCTGGTCAAAGCGGGCAAAGTTCGTCACATCGGATTGAGCAACGAAACACCGTGGGGCGTGATGGAATTCGTACGTTGTGCCGAACAGCTCGGCTTACCGAAGATCGTCAGCATCCAAAACGCCTACCATCTGATGAACCGCACCTTCGAAAGTGGCTTAGCTGAAGTCTGCCACCATGTCGATGTTGGCTTACTCGCCTACAGCCCGCTGGCCTTCGGCCATCTCACTGGAAAATATCTCATCGATCCCCACGCGCATGGTCGCATCACCCTGTACCCCAACTTCGGCCAGCGCTACAACAAGCCCAACGTACCAGCTGCCTGCCGCGAATACATGCACATCGCGCAAGCGTCGGGTTTGAGCCCGGCCACGTTGGCACTCGCCTACGCCCGCACACGCGAGTTCACCACCAGCGTAATTCTCGGCGCAACGACATTGGGACAGCTACAAGAGAATCTGGATAGCGCCAACGTCCAGCTATCGACTGAAGTGCTAGAGAACATCGAAGCAGTGCATCGGCGATACCCGAACCCAGCGCCCTAA
- a CDS encoding VOC family protein, producing MKISSLLHATFLSADLVRSRAFYEGLLSLSPDPARPSMSFDGVWYDVADGQQIHLMRLPDPEVGLLRPEHGGRDRHLAVAVDDVTELAQRLAAAGIAYTQSQSGRRALFCRDPDGNALEFIEVNA from the coding sequence ATGAAGATCTCCTCCCTGTTGCACGCCACGTTTTTGTCCGCCGATCTGGTGCGGTCGCGCGCATTCTACGAAGGCTTGTTGAGCCTGTCGCCCGATCCGGCGCGACCATCCATGAGTTTCGATGGCGTGTGGTATGACGTGGCTGACGGTCAGCAAATCCATCTGATGCGCTTGCCCGACCCAGAGGTGGGTTTGTTGCGCCCGGAGCATGGCGGGCGAGATCGCCATCTGGCGGTGGCGGTGGACGATGTGACGGAATTGGCGCAGCGCTTGGCCGCAGCGGGCATCGCCTACACGCAAAGCCAGTCCGGTCGACGCGCCTTATTCTGCCGCGATCCGGACGGCAATGCGTTGGAATTCATTGAGGTCAATGCGTGA
- the hflC gene encoding protease modulator HflC → MSKHQNNLLMGLIGVVLLLSLSIFVVDQRQSAIVFRLGEVVSIKTKPGLYFKVPVMENVRYFDARILTLDSPEPERFITAEKKNVLVDSYVKWRIADVKQYYISVSGDEVRAQTRLMQTVDAAMREEFGKRTINEVVSGERDEIMKVLRDKTNADAAKIGVEVLDVRLKRVDFPHEISESIYRRMDAERKRVANELRATGNAESEKIRADADRQREVTLAEAYRDAQKTKGEGDAKAASIYGAAFGKNPEFYSFYRSLEAYKQSFKDKSDVMVVDPSSSFFKYLKSSGKAAGSAPAAK, encoded by the coding sequence ATGAGCAAGCATCAGAATAATTTGCTGATGGGGCTGATCGGAGTTGTACTCCTGTTGAGCTTGAGTATCTTCGTGGTCGATCAGCGGCAGAGCGCCATCGTGTTCCGCCTAGGTGAGGTGGTCAGTATCAAAACCAAGCCCGGCCTGTATTTCAAAGTCCCGGTGATGGAGAACGTACGTTATTTCGATGCGCGCATCCTCACTTTGGATTCGCCAGAGCCTGAGCGCTTCATCACGGCTGAGAAAAAGAACGTGCTGGTCGATTCCTATGTGAAATGGCGTATCGCCGATGTGAAGCAGTACTACATAAGCGTAAGCGGCGACGAAGTGCGTGCGCAGACGCGCTTGATGCAAACGGTCGATGCGGCGATGCGTGAAGAGTTTGGTAAGCGCACCATCAACGAAGTGGTATCGGGCGAACGCGACGAGATCATGAAGGTGCTGCGTGATAAGACCAATGCTGATGCGGCCAAGATTGGCGTGGAAGTGCTGGATGTTCGCCTGAAACGTGTTGATTTTCCACATGAGATCAGCGAATCCATCTATCGTCGCATGGATGCCGAGCGTAAGCGCGTGGCCAACGAATTGCGCGCGACCGGCAATGCAGAAAGCGAAAAGATACGCGCCGATGCAGATCGGCAGCGCGAAGTGACGTTAGCTGAGGCTTATCGCGATGCACAGAAGACCAAGGGTGAGGGCGATGCCAAGGCTGCATCCATTTATGGCGCGGCGTTCGGCAAAAATCCCGAGTTCTACTCGTTCTACCGTAGCCTGGAAGCCTACAAGCAGAGCTTCAAGGATAAGAGTGACGTGATGGTGGTCGATCCAAGCTCATCCTTCTTCAAGTATCTGAAGAGTTCGGGAAAGGCAGCTGGAAGCGCACCTGCTGCTAAGTAG
- a CDS encoding YchJ family protein translates to MKKHAPVLDCPCGSGRSYATCCQPWHAGSASPTAEALMRSRYAAYVLELAPYLLATWHASTRPAEIVFDDPRPKWLGLQVLRHQAEEDSAVVEFVARYRVGGRAERMREVSHFVREEGRWFYVQGDFPE, encoded by the coding sequence GTGAAGAAGCACGCGCCAGTGCTGGATTGCCCTTGCGGTAGCGGACGCAGCTACGCCACGTGCTGTCAGCCTTGGCACGCTGGCTCAGCCTCACCTACCGCAGAAGCCTTGATGCGTTCACGTTATGCCGCTTACGTGCTGGAGCTTGCGCCGTACCTGCTGGCGACTTGGCACGCCAGTACCCGTCCTGCCGAGATCGTGTTCGACGATCCGCGCCCGAAATGGTTAGGATTGCAAGTGTTGCGCCATCAGGCTGAAGAAGATAGTGCGGTAGTCGAGTTCGTTGCGCGCTATCGTGTTGGCGGTCGTGCGGAGCGTATGCGCGAAGTCAGTCACTTCGTGCGTGAGGAAGGTCGCTGGTTCTACGTGCAGGGTGATTTCCCAGAGTAG
- a CDS encoding pseudouridine synthase: MEKVRLSKLMSEQGLCSRREADSYIERGWVRVDGVVVSELGTKILPSQRITLERAAQAQQQARVTILLHKPVGYVSAQAEDGYKPAVTLIGAASRFAGDTAQIDFHPSQLRGIAPAGRLDIDSQGLLVLTQDGRIAKQLIGDDSQVEKEYLVRVQGKLDERGLALLNHGLTLDGVKLRPAKVSWLNDDQLRFILREGRKRQIRRMCELVGLKVVGLKRVRIGKVKLSDLPPGQWRYLRADEGF; encoded by the coding sequence ATGGAAAAAGTACGCCTCTCAAAACTCATGTCGGAACAGGGCCTGTGCTCGCGGCGTGAAGCGGATAGTTACATCGAGCGCGGCTGGGTGCGGGTGGACGGTGTGGTGGTGAGCGAGTTGGGTACGAAGATCTTGCCGAGTCAGCGCATCACCTTGGAGCGCGCGGCGCAGGCACAGCAGCAGGCGCGTGTGACTATTTTGCTGCACAAGCCGGTTGGCTACGTGTCTGCGCAGGCCGAAGACGGTTACAAGCCAGCGGTGACCTTGATCGGCGCGGCAAGTCGGTTCGCAGGCGATACTGCGCAGATCGATTTTCATCCCTCGCAGTTGCGTGGTATCGCACCTGCCGGTCGCTTGGACATCGACTCGCAAGGCTTGCTGGTGCTGACTCAGGATGGTCGCATCGCTAAACAGTTGATCGGCGATGACTCGCAGGTGGAGAAAGAGTATCTGGTGCGCGTGCAAGGCAAGTTGGACGAGCGCGGGCTGGCGCTGCTCAATCACGGGCTGACGCTGGACGGCGTGAAGCTGCGTCCGGCCAAAGTGAGTTGGCTGAATGATGACCAGTTGCGTTTCATTTTGCGCGAAGGGCGTAAACGGCAGATCCGCCGTATGTGCGAACTCGTCGGGCTGAAGGTGGTCGGGCTGAAACGCGTGCGTATCGGCAAGGTGAAGTTGTCTGATTTACCGCCGGGGCAATGGCGCTATCTGCGTGCAGACGAGGGGTTTTGA
- the purF gene encoding amidophosphoribosyltransferase encodes MCGILGVVAQTPVNQLLYDGLQVLQHRGQDAAGIATLEGRTFCLHKGNGLVRDVFRTRNMRALKGNAGIAHVRYPTAGNAVDHNEAQPFYVNSPFGIVLGHNGNLTNTEELRRAMYKQDLRHINTGSDSEVLLNVLAHEIQAQATGFCLDPQKIFAAVAGVQRRVKGAYAVVAMIAGYGLLAFRDPHGIRPLVVGTHEMNGKAEYLVASESVALDTLGFKFERDIAPGEAVFIDFDGNIHSQQCAEGATLNPCIFEYVYFARPDSVMDGISVYATRLYMGEYLAEKLKREWGEHDIDVVIPIPDSSRPSALQLANHLGIPFREGFVKNRYIGRTFIMPGQAMRKKSVRQKLNAIAVEFKDKNVLLVDDSIVRGTTSREIVQMARDAGARKVYFASAAPPVCFPNVYGIDMPTRQELIATNRTDEQICHEISADRLIYQDLDDLKAAVKKANPHIESFDASCFDGVYITGDITPDYLDAVEAARSGKTKLSTLEEDQMELDLAMSASSM; translated from the coding sequence ATGTGTGGCATTTTAGGCGTAGTAGCGCAAACCCCCGTCAACCAGTTGCTGTATGACGGTTTGCAAGTTCTGCAACATCGCGGACAGGATGCGGCGGGTATCGCCACTCTGGAGGGGCGCACTTTCTGTTTGCATAAGGGCAATGGCCTCGTGCGCGACGTGTTCCGAACTCGCAATATGCGCGCCCTTAAGGGCAACGCGGGCATCGCCCATGTGCGCTATCCAACCGCAGGTAATGCGGTGGATCACAACGAGGCGCAACCGTTCTATGTGAACTCTCCGTTCGGTATCGTGCTGGGTCATAACGGGAATCTGACCAATACGGAAGAGTTGCGTCGTGCCATGTACAAGCAGGATCTGCGGCACATCAACACCGGCTCGGATTCTGAAGTGTTGCTCAATGTGCTGGCACATGAGATTCAGGCTCAAGCCACAGGCTTCTGCCTTGATCCGCAAAAGATATTCGCCGCCGTGGCAGGGGTGCAGCGCCGGGTGAAGGGCGCGTATGCTGTGGTTGCAATGATCGCGGGCTATGGTCTGTTGGCTTTCCGCGATCCGCATGGCATTCGTCCGCTGGTGGTCGGTACGCACGAGATGAACGGCAAGGCCGAGTACCTGGTGGCCTCGGAAAGTGTGGCGCTGGATACGCTGGGCTTCAAGTTCGAGCGCGACATCGCGCCGGGTGAGGCGGTGTTCATCGATTTCGATGGCAACATACATAGTCAGCAGTGTGCCGAGGGCGCGACGCTCAATCCCTGCATCTTCGAGTACGTCTATTTTGCCCGCCCAGATTCAGTGATGGATGGCATCTCCGTGTATGCCACGCGTTTGTACATGGGCGAGTATTTGGCCGAAAAACTCAAGCGTGAGTGGGGCGAACACGACATCGACGTAGTGATCCCGATTCCTGACTCCAGCCGCCCTAGTGCGCTGCAACTGGCCAACCATCTCGGCATCCCATTCCGCGAAGGCTTCGTCAAGAACCGCTACATCGGCCGCACGTTTATCATGCCGGGGCAGGCGATGCGCAAGAAGTCGGTGCGCCAGAAGCTCAACGCCATTGCGGTCGAATTCAAAGATAAGAACGTGTTGTTGGTGGACGATTCTATCGTGCGCGGCACCACCAGCCGCGAGATCGTGCAGATGGCGCGTGACGCTGGGGCGCGCAAGGTATATTTCGCTTCCGCTGCCCCTCCCGTCTGCTTCCCCAATGTCTATGGCATCGATATGCCGACGCGTCAGGAACTGATTGCCACCAATCGTACCGACGAGCAAATCTGCCATGAGATCAGCGCCGATCGCTTGATCTATCAGGATCTGGATGACCTCAAGGCCGCAGTGAAGAAGGCTAATCCGCACATCGAAAGTTTTGATGCTTCCTGTTTTGATGGCGTTTACATCACTGGGGATATCACCCCTGATTACCTTGATGCTGTTGAAGCGGCTCGCAGCGGCAAGACTAAGCTTTCCACCTTAGAGGAAGATCAGATGGAGCTGGATTTGGCCATGAGCGCATCGTCGATGTAG
- a CDS encoding O-succinylhomoserine sulfhydrylase: MSDFENYQPETLAVRAGTERSQFHEHSEAMFLTSSFVFDSAEQAAKRFIGEEPGNIYARFTNPTVTMFEQRLAALEGAEQCIATASGMSAILAACMGLLKAGDHVVASQSLFGATVNLFNNILKKFGIETTYVSATDVAQWRAAVCPNTKLFFLETPSNPLTEISDIASISAVAKECGALLAVDNCFCTPILQQPLKLGADIVIHSATKYIDGQGRVLGGAVLGGKKLLEGVYGFLRTAGPTMSAFNAWVFLKGLETLKLRMDAHSANALQLAQWLEQQPNVARVFYPGLPSHPQHALAMTQQKSGGGIVSFEVKGGKDAAWRVIDSTKMVSVTANLGDTRTTITHPASTTHARITPEARAAAGISDGLIRIAVGLEAVVDIQNDLARGLA, from the coding sequence ATGTCAGATTTTGAAAATTACCAGCCTGAGACATTGGCGGTGCGCGCGGGCACCGAGCGTAGCCAGTTCCACGAACACAGCGAGGCGATGTTCCTGACCTCCAGCTTTGTGTTCGATAGCGCAGAGCAAGCGGCCAAGCGCTTCATCGGCGAAGAACCGGGCAACATCTACGCACGCTTCACCAATCCGACGGTGACCATGTTCGAGCAGCGGCTGGCGGCGCTAGAAGGTGCGGAACAGTGCATTGCCACAGCGTCCGGCATGTCGGCGATTCTGGCGGCGTGCATGGGCTTGCTCAAGGCGGGCGATCATGTGGTGGCCTCGCAGAGCCTGTTTGGCGCGACGGTGAATCTGTTCAACAACATCCTGAAGAAGTTCGGCATCGAGACAACTTACGTGTCGGCGACTGACGTGGCGCAATGGCGCGCCGCCGTGTGTCCCAACACTAAACTGTTCTTTTTGGAAACGCCGTCGAATCCGCTGACCGAGATCTCCGACATCGCGTCGATCTCCGCTGTGGCGAAGGAATGTGGCGCGCTGCTGGCGGTGGACAATTGCTTCTGCACGCCCATCCTGCAACAGCCGCTTAAACTGGGCGCGGACATTGTGATCCACTCCGCTACCAAATACATCGACGGTCAGGGGCGGGTGCTCGGCGGTGCAGTGCTGGGTGGCAAAAAGCTGCTGGAAGGCGTGTACGGATTTTTGCGTACCGCCGGTCCGACCATGAGCGCGTTCAATGCCTGGGTGTTTTTGAAGGGGCTGGAGACGCTCAAACTGCGCATGGATGCACACAGTGCCAACGCTTTGCAACTGGCGCAGTGGCTGGAGCAACAGCCCAATGTGGCGCGCGTGTTCTACCCCGGTTTGCCTTCGCATCCACAACATGCACTGGCGATGACGCAGCAAAAGAGTGGCGGCGGCATCGTGTCGTTCGAGGTGAAGGGTGGCAAGGATGCGGCTTGGCGGGTGATCGACAGCACCAAAATGGTGTCGGTGACCGCTAATCTGGGCGATACCAGGACCACGATTACCCATCCCGCTAGCACCACACATGCGCGCATCACGCCGGAAGCACGCGCGGCGGCGGGCATCAGCGATGGCCTGATCCGCATCGCGGTCGGGCTGGAGGCGGTGGTCGATATTCAAAACGATCTGGCGAGGGGTTTGGCTTAG
- a CDS encoding mechanosensitive ion channel family protein, giving the protein MAFFKTLWNDTLGFLREPLFEIGKTDITLLRIVGMAVILMAAWKLSGAVRRSISRMTVDPKNDPGVYLLQRISGYLVWVVGVLLALNFMGFELSSLAFLGGAVGVGLGFGLQNILNNFVSGIIILFEKTIKVGDVVDLQSGVTGVVIEINLRYTRITTSDLMDVLVPNSEFISGRVVNWSFGEAVRRTHIPFSVAYGTDKESVREAGIAAATTLPQTLRGAGRDPDVWLVRLGDSGLDFELVVWIGEDSLGHPKSTQARYLWALETQLRLRGIEVPYPQRDMRIKEGKISVSLVRAG; this is encoded by the coding sequence ATGGCCTTCTTCAAGACATTGTGGAATGACACGCTGGGCTTTTTGCGTGAGCCACTATTCGAGATCGGCAAGACGGACATCACGTTGCTACGTATCGTGGGTATGGCGGTCATCTTGATGGCGGCATGGAAGCTATCGGGCGCGGTGCGTCGTTCTATCTCGCGCATGACAGTCGATCCTAAGAACGATCCCGGTGTCTATCTGTTGCAGCGCATCAGTGGTTATCTGGTATGGGTCGTTGGGGTGCTGCTCGCGCTCAATTTCATGGGCTTCGAGCTTTCCAGCTTGGCTTTTCTTGGCGGTGCAGTCGGTGTCGGTCTGGGCTTCGGCTTGCAGAACATCCTCAACAACTTTGTCTCCGGCATCATCATTTTGTTCGAGAAGACCATAAAGGTCGGCGATGTGGTTGATCTGCAATCGGGCGTGACCGGTGTGGTGATCGAGATCAATCTGCGCTACACCCGCATCACCACCTCCGATCTGATGGATGTGTTGGTGCCGAACTCAGAATTCATCAGCGGACGTGTAGTCAACTGGTCGTTCGGCGAAGCGGTGCGGCGTACTCATATCCCGTTCTCAGTGGCTTACGGTACGGACAAGGAATCAGTGCGTGAGGCGGGTATCGCGGCTGCCACGACTTTGCCTCAGACCCTGCGCGGGGCGGGGCGCGACCCAGATGTGTGGCTGGTGAGGCTAGGGGATAGCGGACTGGATTTTGAGCTGGTGGTGTGGATAGGTGAGGATTCGCTCGGACATCCAAAGTCAACTCAGGCGAGGTACCTATGGGCGTTGGAAACGCAACTTCGCTTGCGCGGCATCGAAGTTCCCTATCCGCAGCGCGACATGCGCATCAAAGAAGGCAAGATCAGCGTATCACTGGTGCGGGCTGGCTGA
- the hflK gene encoding FtsH protease activity modulator HflK, whose translation MGLNDPQWGNKNSGGPPDLDALVRKLNAKLQALLDGRRGSGGNTPSAGGGFSMKFGGGLGLLVIIGLVVWVFSGFYIVDASQRGLVLRFGKFVESTESGPRWHLPYPFESVEIVNLSQVRTVEVGYRENERNKQLDESLMLTDDENIVDIQFAVQYFLKDPADYLFNNRNTDENVRQAAETAIREVVGKSKMDFVLYEGRAQVAAATTKLIQDILDRYKSGILVSQVSLKNAQPPEQVQAAFNDAVNAGQDRERQKNEGQAYANDVVPRAKGAAARLLQEADGYKQAMIANAEGDASRFKQILVEYEKAPAVTRERMYIDMMQQVMSSTSKVMVDQKNGNNLLYLPLDKLMQVTAAPASAAPVEVTKAADSQPVLDPAAQRTRETLGRDRGGR comes from the coding sequence ATGGGACTGAACGACCCGCAATGGGGTAACAAAAATAGTGGTGGCCCGCCCGATTTGGATGCGCTGGTGCGCAAGCTGAATGCCAAGTTGCAAGCGCTGTTGGATGGGCGTCGCGGCAGCGGTGGAAATACTCCCAGTGCTGGCGGTGGCTTTAGCATGAAATTTGGCGGTGGACTAGGGCTGCTGGTCATCATCGGGCTGGTAGTTTGGGTCTTTAGCGGTTTTTACATCGTGGATGCGAGCCAGCGTGGCTTGGTGTTGCGTTTCGGTAAGTTCGTCGAATCGACGGAGTCTGGCCCGCGCTGGCATCTGCCGTACCCGTTCGAGTCGGTCGAGATCGTCAATCTGAGTCAGGTGCGTACGGTTGAAGTCGGCTATCGCGAGAACGAGCGCAACAAACAGTTGGACGAGTCGTTGATGCTGACCGACGATGAGAACATCGTGGACATCCAGTTTGCGGTGCAGTATTTCCTGAAAGACCCCGCCGACTATCTGTTCAATAACCGCAACACGGATGAGAACGTGCGTCAGGCGGCAGAAACCGCCATTCGCGAAGTGGTGGGCAAGAGCAAGATGGACTTCGTGTTGTATGAAGGACGCGCTCAAGTCGCTGCCGCGACGACCAAGCTGATTCAGGATATTTTGGATCGCTATAAGTCCGGTATTCTGGTCAGCCAAGTTTCGCTGAAGAACGCTCAGCCGCCCGAGCAGGTGCAAGCGGCGTTCAATGATGCTGTGAACGCGGGTCAGGATCGCGAGCGCCAGAAGAACGAAGGTCAGGCTTACGCCAATGACGTGGTGCCGCGTGCCAAGGGTGCTGCTGCGCGTTTATTGCAAGAAGCAGACGGTTACAAGCAGGCGATGATCGCCAATGCCGAGGGTGATGCCAGCCGCTTCAAGCAGATTCTGGTGGAGTATGAAAAGGCGCCAGCGGTGACTCGCGAGCGCATGTATATCGACATGATGCAACAAGTGATGAGCAGCACCAGTAAGGTGATGGTGGATCAGAAAAACGGCAATAACTTGCTGTATCTGCCGCTGGATAAGCTGATGCAGGTTACCGCAGCTCCAGCATCTGCTGCACCTGTTGAGGTCACCAAGGCTGCTGATTCGCAGCCGGTGCTTGATCCAGCAGCACAGCGTACCCGCGAGACGTTGGGTCGTGATCGGGGAGGGCGCTAA
- a CDS encoding DUF2065 domain-containing protein produces the protein MGDYWVAGLALMLVMEGMMPFLFPAAWRETFQRLIQLSDGQLRFMGITSMVCGLLLLYFAK, from the coding sequence ATGGGCGATTACTGGGTCGCAGGGCTGGCGCTGATGCTGGTCATGGAAGGGATGATGCCCTTCCTGTTTCCTGCGGCATGGCGAGAGACGTTTCAGCGCCTGATCCAGTTGTCTGATGGTCAGTTGCGGTTCATGGGCATCACGTCCATGGTGTGCGGTTTGTTACTGCTTTATTTTGCAAAGTAA
- the hfq gene encoding RNA chaperone Hfq, whose amino-acid sequence MSAKGQQLQDPFLNTLRKEHVQVAIYLVNGIKLQGQVESFDQYVVLLKNTVTQMVYKHAISTIVPARAVTIPYDAD is encoded by the coding sequence ATGAGCGCAAAAGGGCAACAGTTACAAGACCCATTCCTGAATACGCTGCGCAAGGAGCATGTACAGGTCGCCATTTACCTGGTGAACGGCATCAAGCTGCAAGGCCAGGTGGAATCGTTTGATCAATACGTGGTGCTGTTGAAGAACACCGTCACCCAGATGGTCTATAAGCACGCGATCTCGACCATCGTTCCGGCGCGCGCGGTCACCATCCCCTACGACGCAGACTGA